A genomic window from Nitrospirota bacterium includes:
- the tuf gene encoding elongation factor Tu (EF-Tu; promotes GTP-dependent binding of aminoacyl-tRNA to the A-site of ribosomes during protein biosynthesis; when the tRNA anticodon matches the mRNA codon, GTP hydrolysis results; the inactive EF-Tu-GDP leaves the ribosome and release of GDP is promoted by elongation factor Ts; many prokaryotes have two copies of the gene encoding EF-Tu), whose protein sequence is MAKAKFERTKPHINVGTIGHVDHGKTSLTAAITKYLAMKGKATYRAF, encoded by the coding sequence ATGGCAAAGGCAAAATTTGAAAGAACGAAGCCGCACATCAACGTAGGAACGATCGGTCACGTAGACCATGGCAAGACATCCTTGACAGCGGCGATAACAAAATATTTAGCGATGAAGGGCAAGGCAACATACCGTGCCTTT
- a CDS encoding flippase-like domain-containing protein: MHKKLLHLLIGIVIIVFSLYYATKDIEFNKLVTALKSVHYLYIFPAIVLVIISYLLRAMRWRYLVRSIKEVKTMDLLSPLMIGFMANMLPARAGEVVRPYLLSKKENISFSASFASIVIERLFDLALILFLLCWVLLFMGDAFGTGDTHNKMIYFGSASLILFVLILLFSAFLQFKNDWAMKVVGFFVKPFPQKWKEKITGLVHSFTDGLSIIRDKRGFVATVFLSILIWASFIITYYPLYLAFGIEADLPIVSSLVILCLTVAIFITAAPTPGFLGSYHLACVAALHGIFGIPQEVAFSYGIVSWFVSMGTTVVLGAIFAIKENVSFGEFSAGKEKAD; encoded by the coding sequence ATGCACAAAAAACTTCTTCATCTGCTCATCGGCATTGTCATCATTGTCTTCTCTTTATACTACGCCACAAAGGATATTGAGTTTAATAAACTGGTAACTGCCCTCAAATCGGTGCATTATTTATACATCTTCCCCGCGATTGTCCTGGTTATTATAAGTTATCTGCTCAGGGCCATGAGATGGCGCTATCTTGTCCGTTCGATAAAAGAAGTTAAAACAATGGACCTCTTGTCTCCATTGATGATTGGCTTTATGGCAAACATGCTCCCTGCCAGGGCAGGGGAGGTTGTCAGGCCTTATCTCCTTTCCAAAAAAGAAAACATCAGCTTCAGCGCGTCATTCGCCTCCATTGTTATAGAGAGACTTTTTGATCTTGCACTTATACTTTTTTTGCTGTGCTGGGTGTTGCTTTTCATGGGAGACGCCTTTGGAACAGGTGATACTCATAACAAAATGATTTATTTTGGCTCGGCAAGTTTGATTTTGTTTGTATTGATCCTATTGTTTTCCGCTTTTCTGCAGTTTAAGAATGATTGGGCCATGAAGGTTGTGGGTTTTTTCGTTAAACCTTTCCCGCAAAAGTGGAAGGAAAAGATCACCGGTTTAGTGCATTCATTTACAGACGGACTTAGCATCATCAGAGACAAACGCGGATTTGTGGCTACGGTCTTCCTTTCAATCTTAATATGGGCTTCATTTATCATTACCTATTATCCTCTCTATCTGGCATTCGGCATTGAAGCGGATCTGCCCATTGTCTCCTCGCTTGTAATACTTTGTTTAACGGTAGCCATTTTTATTACAGCGGCTCCCACTCCAGGGTTTCTTGGATCATACCATTTGGCTTGTGTGGCAGCCCTGCACGGGATATTCGGCATCCCTCAAGAGGTCGCTTTCAGTTACGGCATTGTTTCATGGTTCGTATCAATGGGCACTACCGTCGTCCTGGGAGCAATCTTTGCCATTAAAGAAAATGTCTCTTTCGGTGAATTTTCGGCAGGCAAAGAAAAGGCTGATTAA
- a CDS encoding creatininase family protein yields the protein MLLENITMAEFKKYLKKTKTMIFPFGTVEEHGNHLPLNTDTLIVYEALKRVVQKRKVFLAPPIYYGVCTSTSQHPGTISITPETLRRLTCDIVRDAYKKGLRNFYLVTGHGGGLHSYALKEAAETLIEELKGMKIAVLCPYDVLRKELSAIAETPNDSHAGEIETSLVLYLAPELVKGSSKEEYPKLPGPFIVKDKLKYWRGGVWGNPAKASRAKGEQVIQLIVDRVIEIIDMAKEKA from the coding sequence ATGTTGCTCGAAAATATTACCATGGCTGAATTTAAAAAATATCTGAAGAAAACGAAAACCATGATCTTCCCGTTCGGCACGGTTGAAGAGCACGGCAATCATCTCCCCTTAAACACGGACACTTTGATCGTATATGAAGCGCTCAAGCGTGTTGTCCAGAAGAGAAAAGTGTTTCTCGCGCCGCCGATTTATTACGGAGTGTGTACCTCTACAAGCCAGCATCCGGGGACGATAAGCATTACTCCAGAAACCCTGAGGAGACTTACCTGCGATATTGTAAGAGACGCATATAAAAAAGGTCTCAGGAACTTTTATCTTGTCACGGGCCATGGAGGAGGCCTGCATTCGTACGCCCTGAAGGAAGCGGCAGAAACGCTGATTGAGGAGTTAAAGGGAATGAAGATTGCGGTACTCTGCCCTTATGACGTCCTCCGCAAAGAGCTTTCAGCGATCGCGGAAACTCCGAATGATTCACACGCGGGGGAAATCGAGACGTCTCTTGTTCTTTACCTTGCGCCTGAGCTTGTAAAGGGAAGCTCAAAAGAAGAATATCCGAAGCTGCCGGGACCGTTTATTGTGAAAGACAAACTTAAATACTGGCGCGGCGGTGTGTGGGGAAACCCGGCAAAGGCAAGCAGGGCAAAGGGCGAACAGGTCATCCAATTAATAGTTGACAGGGTAATCGAAATTATCGATATGGCGAAGGAGAAGGCTTGA
- a CDS encoding MBL fold metallo-hydrolase: MKLIILGSGTCVPSLKRNAPGYYLEAEGFQILVECGSGTLLQLERAGKSYKNIDAVFITHRHPDHFADLMPLIQALLATPKFKREKDLFIVAPRGFISYYEKAIASILGKPKDFNIQLIEIEDKLELGPFNIFTAETVHSSDSISFRFEHGDKAIVFTGDADYDQGIVELSIKADLLIADCSFPDLMKAKGHLTSKECGLVAKRAGVKKLLLSHLYPADVPDIERVNEAREVFDGDVLLAEDLMDMEI, translated from the coding sequence ATGAAACTTATTATTCTTGGAAGCGGCACCTGCGTGCCGTCCCTGAAAAGAAACGCCCCCGGATATTATCTGGAGGCAGAGGGTTTTCAAATTCTTGTCGAATGCGGCAGCGGCACACTGCTTCAGCTTGAGAGGGCGGGGAAGAGTTACAAAAACATTGACGCCGTATTTATCACCCACAGGCACCCTGACCATTTCGCGGATTTGATGCCCCTGATCCAGGCCCTTCTTGCCACTCCGAAATTTAAAAGGGAGAAGGACCTTTTTATCGTAGCGCCTCGCGGCTTCATCTCATATTATGAAAAGGCGATTGCCTCCATTTTGGGTAAACCGAAGGATTTCAACATTCAGCTTATAGAGATTGAGGACAAACTCGAACTCGGCCCCTTCAATATTTTTACCGCGGAAACCGTCCATTCATCAGACAGCATTTCCTTCAGGTTTGAACATGGAGACAAGGCCATCGTCTTTACAGGCGACGCGGATTATGATCAGGGGATTGTCGAGCTCTCAATCAAAGCCGACCTCTTGATCGCAGATTGTTCCTTCCCTGATTTAATGAAGGCAAAGGGGCATCTGACTTCAAAAGAATGCGGCCTTGTCGCAAAAAGGGCAGGCGTGAAAAAACTCCTCCTGTCTCACCTCTATCCCGCTGATGTACCCGATATTGAGAGAGTCAATGAAGCCCGGGAAGTCTTTGACGGGGATGTGTTACTGGCAGAGGACCTGATGGATATGGAGATTTAA
- a CDS encoding histone deacetylase, which translates to MKIFYSPKCLEYSQPGHPESPERVRGTYEYLEQKGYEFTGPKPCTDEDILLAHSQTLLDSVRKEKFFDFDTPSFPGIFDIAKLSAGSAIEAAMHCLTTGENAFSLMRPPGHHATRGNLGGFCYFNNIAIASLKAKEKAGKVAIVDFDCHHGNGTEDILHGKQDFLYLSLHQSPLYPGTGLRSRENCINYPMPAGTTPNEYLSAFQEGLQQVEEFSPDVLAISAGFDTYKLDPITSLTLEKDTYRKIGTLLADLKKPAFAILEGGYSKDLPECVYQFLTGLGER; encoded by the coding sequence ATGAAAATATTTTATTCCCCTAAGTGTCTTGAATATTCCCAGCCCGGCCATCCTGAGTCCCCTGAAAGGGTGCGCGGCACTTATGAGTATTTAGAACAGAAAGGTTATGAATTCACAGGCCCCAAACCCTGCACGGATGAAGATATTCTTCTGGCCCACTCGCAAACGCTTCTTGACAGCGTCAGGAAAGAAAAATTCTTCGACTTTGACACCCCTTCATTTCCGGGCATCTTCGATATTGCCAAGCTGTCGGCGGGAAGCGCGATTGAAGCGGCCATGCATTGCCTGACAACGGGAGAAAACGCTTTCTCCCTTATGCGTCCGCCGGGGCACCACGCGACAAGGGGCAATCTCGGGGGGTTCTGTTATTTCAACAATATCGCCATTGCCTCATTGAAGGCAAAAGAAAAAGCTGGGAAAGTGGCCATCGTGGATTTTGACTGCCACCACGGAAACGGAACAGAAGACATCCTGCACGGCAAACAGGATTTCTTGTACCTCTCCCTGCATCAAAGCCCGCTGTATCCCGGCACTGGATTAAGGAGCAGGGAGAACTGCATTAACTATCCCATGCCTGCGGGCACAACGCCGAATGAATATCTCTCGGCATTTCAGGAAGGACTGCAGCAGGTTGAAGAATTCAGCCCCGATGTCCTGGCAATCTCCGCAGGTTTTGATACGTATAAACTCGACCCGATCACCAGCCTCACGCTTGAAAAAGATACTTACCGGAAAATAGGTACTTTGCTTGCAGATTTAAAGAAACCGGCCTTCGCTATACTTGAGGGCGGCTACAGCAAAGACCTTCCCGAATGCGTTTATCAGTTTTTAACCGGGCTGGGAGAAAGATAA